Proteins encoded in a region of the Petroclostridium xylanilyticum genome:
- a CDS encoding SbcC/MukB-like Walker B domain-containing protein: MRPRYLEIEGLQSFKETQKIDFDKLGETGLFGIFGPTGSGKSTILDAITLALYGNVQRANRGTQGIINTDMSNVRVSFTFDLLKENTRKTYKVERVYKRKKGSDSFIEARLVRLFEIAGDGDIVMADKEREVTAKVIDLVGLDPDDFTRSVVLPQNKFQEFLLLDKAKKRDMMERIFYLEEYGRGLTEKVGKKLSDIRNKLSHIEGAMSSLGDASEKALIEAEGKMKTAWQDKENSDDELKMAEIEYNEAKEVWELVNELKDITDKEKEHLSGLEEINNKRKLYEKAVKADGLVDVISKYREAEKNLADTRHQLESIYKLLPDLETQMNKAQAEYDRILEKAEIEIPMLVELKAKFNNALEVKQEICAIETKLQMLRDSYRSHNEKIRAKDQEVIKKKQELEALEKSIMECRQDIEKLKVDVDDRKQVQAGIKLEEELNKARQDRDKHQREYNDLSSKICELEIKLEEASKQTQLLQAKLEELKSQQVKHESTKPGDRNELMADERSYHDIKLKWEALRSKKADIDAISARLDSIHAHIQQQGEKCKEAELHKTSLEALLNTGRERVEKFKTLYDKNTAYALAKNLSEGLPCPVCGSLHHPNPANAVEQQKMHEIEQQLKQAEEQLAETEKSYRLAENNCIKLHEQLKVLESQSVQTAKDLALKQDEYVRLVNTLPRHMQDLALEQLETVLDHVRETNEKKLKAIEQWETKLEEIKKSISKLEDALSGQKIEESVRRAELEINKDNLLQQEKVLNECIHHFKHIFESYNIFIKKLGIQSISSELDRIEQNDRKIEKRQQQMEQLQKSSETIKKEIEQLIADKQAWESKAADVQTEGRSLREQQEEKIQKLKELTGDKDIEEGLKEIDMKIALLQKEKQRLTEYLKEIREQFNNISTQKSTLENQKTIYVTNLHDEMQRLHTALEQRGFASVDEVENCLLSGEQQKCLHEEIKQYEDIQKKLETQKDLLNKKLNGRRITEEQWQTISENYLLKKQQKEDSISRYENAKSIYNNIKKNFDQWVELNKEWQKYSKKKEMLDQIQKLLKGNSFIEFISEERLRYIAKEASELLGVLTRYRYTLELDTENGFVIRDNANGGVHRPVSSLSGGETFLTSLSLALALSSQIQLKGQSPLEFFFLDEGFGTLDTNLLDTVIDSLERLSTTKRVIGLISHVPELKSRITRRLIVEPPSSDGKGSQVRIEKA, from the coding sequence ATGAGACCAAGATATTTAGAGATAGAAGGCTTGCAGAGCTTTAAAGAAACTCAAAAAATAGATTTTGACAAGCTGGGGGAAACAGGGCTGTTCGGCATTTTTGGTCCTACCGGCAGCGGAAAGTCTACCATACTGGATGCCATTACTTTAGCGCTATATGGAAATGTGCAGCGTGCAAACCGTGGTACTCAGGGTATTATTAATACCGACATGAGCAATGTCCGGGTATCCTTCACCTTTGACCTGTTAAAGGAAAATACGCGGAAGACCTATAAGGTAGAAAGAGTATATAAAAGAAAAAAAGGTTCGGACAGTTTTATTGAGGCCAGACTGGTAAGACTTTTTGAGATTGCCGGTGATGGAGATATTGTCATGGCAGACAAGGAGCGGGAGGTTACAGCAAAGGTGATAGACCTTGTAGGGCTTGATCCGGATGATTTCACCCGTTCCGTAGTACTTCCGCAGAACAAGTTCCAGGAATTCCTTCTGTTGGATAAGGCCAAAAAAAGGGATATGATGGAGCGCATATTCTACCTTGAGGAATATGGGAGAGGGTTGACCGAAAAAGTTGGCAAAAAACTATCAGATATAAGAAATAAGCTGTCCCATATAGAAGGTGCCATGTCTTCTTTAGGGGATGCCTCGGAAAAAGCATTGATAGAAGCTGAAGGAAAGATGAAAACGGCGTGGCAGGATAAAGAGAATTCGGATGATGAACTTAAAATGGCTGAGATAGAATATAATGAAGCAAAAGAAGTATGGGAGCTTGTCAATGAATTAAAGGATATCACCGATAAAGAAAAGGAACATTTATCAGGCTTAGAGGAAATAAACAATAAAAGGAAGCTCTATGAAAAGGCTGTCAAGGCCGATGGCTTGGTGGATGTCATCAGCAAATACAGGGAGGCTGAAAAGAATTTAGCGGATACCCGGCATCAGTTGGAATCAATATACAAGCTGCTGCCTGATCTGGAGACGCAAATGAATAAGGCGCAGGCCGAATATGACAGAATCCTTGAAAAGGCAGAAATAGAAATTCCCATGCTGGTAGAACTTAAAGCAAAATTTAATAATGCATTAGAGGTAAAACAGGAAATATGTGCAATTGAAACAAAACTGCAAATGCTTCGCGACAGCTATAGAAGCCATAATGAGAAGATTAGGGCGAAAGACCAGGAGGTTATCAAAAAGAAGCAGGAGCTTGAGGCATTAGAGAAAAGCATCATGGAATGCAGGCAGGATATTGAAAAGTTAAAAGTAGATGTTGACGATAGAAAACAAGTACAGGCAGGAATAAAGCTGGAGGAAGAATTAAATAAAGCCAGGCAGGACAGGGATAAACACCAGCGGGAGTATAATGACCTGTCTTCTAAAATCTGTGAACTGGAGATCAAACTTGAGGAGGCTTCCAAGCAGACACAGCTGCTGCAGGCCAAATTGGAAGAGTTAAAATCCCAGCAGGTAAAGCATGAGAGCACAAAACCGGGTGACCGGAATGAACTCATGGCGGATGAAAGAAGCTACCATGATATAAAATTAAAATGGGAAGCACTAAGGTCCAAAAAAGCAGATATAGATGCCATTAGTGCGCGCCTGGACAGTATTCATGCCCACATCCAACAGCAAGGGGAGAAATGCAAAGAAGCTGAACTGCATAAAACCAGTCTGGAGGCTTTACTTAACACCGGTCGTGAAAGGGTTGAAAAATTTAAAACACTATATGACAAAAATACGGCCTATGCTTTGGCAAAAAATTTAAGTGAAGGACTTCCATGTCCGGTCTGCGGATCTTTACACCACCCTAACCCTGCAAATGCAGTAGAGCAGCAAAAAATGCATGAAATAGAACAGCAGCTAAAACAGGCTGAAGAGCAGCTGGCCGAAACTGAAAAGAGCTATAGGTTAGCGGAGAATAATTGCATAAAACTTCATGAACAGCTTAAAGTGTTGGAAAGCCAGTCCGTTCAGACAGCAAAAGATCTAGCGCTAAAGCAGGATGAATATGTCCGGCTGGTTAACACACTTCCTCGGCATATGCAGGACTTGGCACTGGAACAACTGGAGACAGTTTTAGATCATGTCAGAGAAACAAACGAGAAGAAGCTGAAAGCAATAGAGCAATGGGAAACAAAACTGGAAGAGATAAAGAAAAGCATATCAAAACTAGAAGATGCATTATCCGGGCAGAAAATTGAAGAAAGTGTTAGAAGAGCTGAGCTGGAAATAAATAAAGATAATTTGCTCCAGCAGGAGAAGGTACTTAATGAATGCATTCATCATTTCAAGCATATATTTGAATCCTACAATATATTTATTAAGAAACTGGGTATTCAAAGTATCAGCAGTGAACTGGACAGGATTGAACAAAATGACAGGAAGATAGAAAAACGACAGCAGCAAATGGAGCAGCTGCAAAAGTCCTCAGAAACTATAAAAAAAGAGATTGAACAATTGATAGCCGATAAGCAGGCATGGGAAAGTAAAGCTGCCGATGTCCAAACGGAAGGGAGGAGTCTAAGAGAACAGCAGGAGGAAAAAATTCAGAAGTTGAAGGAACTCACGGGGGATAAAGATATAGAAGAAGGACTCAAAGAAATAGATATGAAAATCGCACTATTGCAGAAAGAAAAACAGCGGCTTACGGAGTATCTGAAAGAAATAAGGGAACAGTTTAATAATATCAGCACGCAGAAAAGCACTTTGGAGAATCAAAAAACAATTTATGTCACAAATTTGCATGATGAAATGCAAAGATTGCATACAGCACTTGAACAAAGGGGCTTTGCAAGCGTAGACGAGGTTGAAAACTGCTTATTGTCCGGTGAACAGCAGAAATGCCTGCATGAAGAGATAAAACAGTATGAAGATATTCAAAAGAAATTGGAAACTCAAAAAGATCTATTGAATAAAAAGCTGAACGGGAGAAGGATAACGGAAGAGCAATGGCAGACAATCAGTGAGAACTATCTATTAAAGAAGCAGCAGAAGGAAGACAGCATCTCACGGTATGAAAATGCAAAAAGCATTTACAACAATATCAAAAAGAATTTTGATCAATGGGTTGAACTGAACAAAGAATGGCAAAAATATAGTAAAAAGAAGGAAATGCTGGACCAGATACAAAAGCTGCTTAAAGGGAACAGCTTTATAGAGTTTATATCCGAGGAGAGATTAAGGTATATCGCAAAAGAAGCTTCTGAACTTTTAGGAGTACTGACAAGGTACAGATACACGTTGGAACTGGATACCGAAAACGGATTTGTAATCAGGGATAATGCCAATGGGGGCGTACACAGGCCTGTATCATCTTTATCCGGAGGCGAAACCTTCTTAACATCTCTATCGCTCGCATTGGCTCTGTCATCGCAAATCCAGCTAAAAGGCCAGAGTCCTCTGGAATTTTTCTTCCTGGATGAAGGTTTTGGGACGCTGGATACGAATCTTCTGGATACCGTAATAGATTCGCTGGAGAGATTAAGTACCACAAAAAGAGTCATCGGCCTTATCAGCCATGTGCCAGAACTAAAGAGCAGGATAACCCGCCGCCTTATCGTCGAGCCACCATCTTCCGATGGAAAGGGCAGCCAGGTGAGAATAGAAAAAGCGTGA
- a CDS encoding exonuclease SbcCD subunit D codes for MTVRILHTSDWHLGKCLENINRIDEQREFINELCDIVERENVDIVLIAGDIFDTYTPSSAAEELFYEAVDRLNGKGRRAVVVIAGNHDSPERLCAASPLAYKNGVILLGYPDSDAGTYPIAGKNVKIVDSGPGWLELHIGSCEHHAVIIALPYPSESRLEQVLSREADEEKLQQAYSDKIGSIFAKLGEKFRDDTVNLVVSHIFLRGGKQSESERTLQVGGAMTVDPQVLPGNAHYIALGHLHRPQRIKSAPSPTCYSGSPLAYSFSEAGYSKVVYIVDAVPGSESVIHEITLNCGRPLVKWVAKNGMEEALEWCEQGRDANAWIDLEVHTDRVLTMEEQKKLRELNPGIINIRPIIKTADREAEGYQSRETKKIDELFKEFYKYKVGVEVSEELINTFLDVLNDSEEDEEMMMEEVI; via the coding sequence ATGACAGTGAGAATCCTTCATACGTCCGATTGGCATCTGGGAAAATGTCTTGAGAATATAAACAGGATAGATGAACAAAGAGAGTTTATTAATGAACTTTGTGATATCGTAGAGCGGGAGAACGTTGATATCGTCCTTATTGCAGGCGATATATTTGATACATATACGCCATCATCGGCAGCAGAGGAGCTTTTTTATGAAGCGGTGGACAGGCTCAATGGTAAAGGAAGAAGGGCAGTTGTTGTTATAGCCGGGAATCATGACAGTCCCGAAAGACTTTGTGCGGCAAGCCCTCTGGCATATAAAAATGGCGTAATACTGTTGGGTTATCCTGATAGTGATGCAGGTACATATCCCATTGCCGGTAAAAATGTAAAAATTGTTGATTCGGGGCCGGGATGGCTGGAACTTCATATAGGCAGTTGTGAACACCATGCTGTAATCATTGCCCTGCCCTATCCCTCGGAGTCAAGGCTGGAACAGGTATTGTCCCGGGAAGCGGATGAAGAAAAGCTTCAGCAGGCCTATTCGGATAAGATAGGGAGTATATTTGCAAAGCTTGGCGAAAAATTCAGGGATGATACGGTTAACCTTGTAGTGAGTCATATTTTTTTAAGAGGAGGAAAACAGTCAGAGTCTGAAAGGACGCTGCAGGTCGGAGGGGCGATGACGGTAGACCCGCAAGTTTTACCGGGGAATGCCCATTATATTGCACTGGGACATTTGCACAGACCCCAGAGAATAAAAAGTGCTCCGTCTCCTACGTGCTATTCCGGCTCTCCCCTTGCATACAGCTTTTCAGAAGCAGGATACAGCAAAGTAGTATACATCGTAGATGCGGTTCCAGGAAGTGAATCAGTGATTCATGAAATCACATTAAATTGTGGAAGGCCCCTGGTAAAATGGGTAGCAAAAAACGGCATGGAAGAAGCCCTCGAATGGTGCGAACAGGGCAGGGATGCCAATGCCTGGATAGACCTTGAGGTTCACACCGACAGGGTATTAACAATGGAAGAACAAAAAAAGCTTAGAGAACTAAACCCTGGAATTATCAATATAAGACCAATCATAAAGACGGCGGACAGGGAAGCAGAGGGATATCAAAGCAGGGAAACAAAGAAGATTGATGAATTATTTAAAGAATTTTATAAATATAAAGTGGGAGTAGAAGTATCCGAAGAGCTTATCAATACTTTTCTTGATGTGTTAAATGATAGTGAGGAAGATGAAGAAATGATGATGGAGGAGGTGATATAA